The proteins below are encoded in one region of Silene latifolia isolate original U9 population chromosome 2, ASM4854445v1, whole genome shotgun sequence:
- the LOC141643626 gene encoding transcription factor bHLH25-like isoform X1 produces the protein MLKSYSYHQENMDDDPVLLQEFVGDCLVDYQPEDTAGLLEDPELQSYTLSAGSECNSPTAAAAAVVPQQQQPTEYLAGPSNDDVSQKRPRRATTKTTKRPRREPDECHSHIMAERQRRQNLSQRFIALSALIPGLKKMDKTSVLGEAITHMKELKEKMKILEEENAKKAVDSVVVVRKSRVTTVENESHSSTSHSSPASCLTNDDQLPEIETRFVNKTVVIKIHCQMQTGVLPKIMNHIENLNLLVTTSNCMSFNNNTTLDINILSEMEPDFNMSPEEVVANLRSIF, from the exons ATGCTAAAGAGTTACTCTTATCACCAGGAAAACATGGATGATGATCCAGTACTATTACAAGAGTTCGTAGGAGATTGTTTAGTGGACTATCAACCCGAAGACACGGCGGGTCTTCTGGAGGATCCGGAGCTCCAGAGCTACACTCTTTCAGCAGGCTCAGAATGCAACTCACCAACAGCTGCAGCAGCAGCAGTAGTTCCTCAACAACAGCAGCCTACTGAATACTTAGCCGGTCCCAGCAACGATGATGTAAGCCAGAAGCGTCCACGTCGTGCGACAACGAAAACGACTAAGCGACCTCGAAGGGAGCCTGATGAATGTCATAGCCATATCATGGCTGAACGTCAACGTCGTCAGAACCTTAGTCAGCGCTTTATTGCTTTATCTGCTCTTATCCCTGGCCTTAAAAAG ATGGATAAAACCTCAGTTCTTGGTGAAGCTATAACCCACATGAAAGAACTCAAGGAAAAAATGAAAATCCTAGAGGAGGAAAATGCTAAGAAGGCGGTTGATTCAGTGGTGGTGGTAAGGAAATCCCGAGTTACTACAGTCGAAAATGAAAGCCACTCGTCGACTAGCCACAGCAGTCCTGCTAGTTGTCTAACAAATGATGACCAACTCCCTGAGATCGAAACTCGATTTGTCAACAAAACTGTGGTGATTAAGATACATTGTCAAATGCAAACTGGTGTTCTCCCTAAGATTATGAATCATATTGAAAATCTCAATCTGTTAGTGACCACCAGTAATTGCATGTCTTTCAACAATAATACTACTCTTGATATTAACATCTTGAGTGAG ATGGAGCCGGATTTTAACATGAGCCCCGAAGAAGTTGTTGCAAATCTCCGTTCAATCTTCTGA
- the LOC141643626 gene encoding transcription factor bHLH25-like isoform X2 codes for MDDDPVLLQEFVGDCLVDYQPEDTAGLLEDPELQSYTLSAGSECNSPTAAAAAVVPQQQQPTEYLAGPSNDDVSQKRPRRATTKTTKRPRREPDECHSHIMAERQRRQNLSQRFIALSALIPGLKKMDKTSVLGEAITHMKELKEKMKILEEENAKKAVDSVVVVRKSRVTTVENESHSSTSHSSPASCLTNDDQLPEIETRFVNKTVVIKIHCQMQTGVLPKIMNHIENLNLLVTTSNCMSFNNNTTLDINILSEMEPDFNMSPEEVVANLRSIF; via the exons ATGGATGATGATCCAGTACTATTACAAGAGTTCGTAGGAGATTGTTTAGTGGACTATCAACCCGAAGACACGGCGGGTCTTCTGGAGGATCCGGAGCTCCAGAGCTACACTCTTTCAGCAGGCTCAGAATGCAACTCACCAACAGCTGCAGCAGCAGCAGTAGTTCCTCAACAACAGCAGCCTACTGAATACTTAGCCGGTCCCAGCAACGATGATGTAAGCCAGAAGCGTCCACGTCGTGCGACAACGAAAACGACTAAGCGACCTCGAAGGGAGCCTGATGAATGTCATAGCCATATCATGGCTGAACGTCAACGTCGTCAGAACCTTAGTCAGCGCTTTATTGCTTTATCTGCTCTTATCCCTGGCCTTAAAAAG ATGGATAAAACCTCAGTTCTTGGTGAAGCTATAACCCACATGAAAGAACTCAAGGAAAAAATGAAAATCCTAGAGGAGGAAAATGCTAAGAAGGCGGTTGATTCAGTGGTGGTGGTAAGGAAATCCCGAGTTACTACAGTCGAAAATGAAAGCCACTCGTCGACTAGCCACAGCAGTCCTGCTAGTTGTCTAACAAATGATGACCAACTCCCTGAGATCGAAACTCGATTTGTCAACAAAACTGTGGTGATTAAGATACATTGTCAAATGCAAACTGGTGTTCTCCCTAAGATTATGAATCATATTGAAAATCTCAATCTGTTAGTGACCACCAGTAATTGCATGTCTTTCAACAATAATACTACTCTTGATATTAACATCTTGAGTGAG ATGGAGCCGGATTTTAACATGAGCCCCGAAGAAGTTGTTGCAAATCTCCGTTCAATCTTCTGA